Part of the Ardenticatenales bacterium genome is shown below.
CTGCCGCCTTGCAGTGCCTCGTGCATGGCCAGGGCCAGCCACACTTCATCATCGGGTGTGGGTGCGTGCCGCCAGTCCGGCATATGCTCGGCGAGGAAGTTTGTCAGTGTAAGACCCTGGATGAAGACTGGATGCTGCAAAATTGCCAGCAGGTAGGGGATGTTTGTGGTCACGCCGAGAATGACGGTTTCACGCAGGGCGCGCACCATTTTGCGAATCGCTTCGGGGCGATCCGCGCCCCAGGTGATGATTTTCGCCAGCATGGGATCGTAGTAAGGTGTGACGGCAGTTGTGTCGGCAATGCCGGCATCCACGCGCACACCCGGACCGCTCGGAGGCCGAAAGAACTTAATCTCGCCAATGGACGGCAGAAACTGATTGGCCGGGTCCTCGGCATAGATGCGGCACTCCAGCGCGTGCCCCCGTTGGCGTAGGTCCGCCTGGGTGAAGTTGAGCGGTTCGCCCGCGGCAATGCGAATCTGCCAGGCGGCCAGGTCCAGCCCGGAAACGGATTCGGTGACGGGATGCTCAACTTGCAGTCGCGTATTCATTTCGAGGAGGTAGAAATTGCCGGCACTATCCACCACAAATTCCACCGTTCCCGCGCTTTCGTACTGCACCGCCCGCGCCAGCGCCAGCGCCGCCTCCGTCATCTTCTGCCGCAGTTTGCGCGTCACCACGGGCGACGGACTTTCCTCCACAATCTTCTGGTGGCGGCGTTGGATCGAGCATTCACGTTCAAACAAATGCACCAGATTGCCATGTGCATCCCCCAATACCTGCACCTCGATGTGATGAATCTCCGTGAAGTACTTCTCCAGCAGCACATGATCATCGCCAAAGGCTGACTTTGCCTCGCTGCGCGCCGCCCGCAAGTCATTCATAAACGTCTCCGGCGACCACACCACGCGCATCCCCTTGCCGCCCCCACCCGCGCTCGCCTTCACCAGCACGGGGAAGCCAATAATGTGTGCCGCCGACAACAACTCCTCATCCGACTTGTGGATGCCCAGCGCGCCCACACCGTCTACGCCGGGAATGACGGGAACGCCCGCCTGCTGCGCCACGGCCCGCGCCGTGGCCTTGCTACCCATGACGCGGATCGCTTCCGCCGAGGGACCAATGAACTTGATGCCCCGCTCGCGGCACAGCGCCGCAAAATCCCCGTTCTCGCTCAAAAAACCGTAGCCGGGATGGATCGCTTCCGCGCCGGCCACTTCCGCCACACGCAGAATCGCCTCCTGGTTCAAATACGTGTCCGCCGCCGAAACGCCCGGCAGCAAATACCCTTCGTCCGCCAGCCGCGTCCACGGCGCGCCCGCGTCCGGTTCGGAAAAAACGGCCACCGTACGCACGCCCAATTCCTGGCAAGCGCGGAAAATACGCACACTGATCTCACCCCGATTCGCAACAAGAATTTTCTTAAACATGCTCACACCAGATGATTTGACCGACCTACATAACCTTCCTGAAAGCGCAATTGCAGGTCGAAAAGCGGTTGTCGTTCACGTTACGGCAGTAGAACAGCCTGCGGGAAGACTATTTGTAACTATTCACATCTCCGAGAGATTGGACCAATTTTGTAGACATCAATAAGATTCAACCAGAGCAAATTGGTCCAATCTGGGCAGATGACCTGTATAGTCACGACTATTTTACAGTTTCCGAGCTTTGCTGCCATGCAGGCGGTCGCTTTTGCAGAAATGCGCTCATGCCCTCACGCCCCTCGCTGCTGGCGCGTCGCTGGGCAATAAGGTTTGTCGTGTAGTCGCGCATGGCGGCGGGGGGCTGTCCGGCAACCTGGCGCACCAGGGTCTTGGCCGTCGCCTGCGCACCGGGGGCGGCCTGCAAGTATTCGGTCACGCGATGGGCGACGAGGGCGTCCAGTTCCGCCTCATCGGTGGCTAGGTGATGGATGAGGCCGATGTGCCGGGCGTGGGCGGCGTCGAAGCGTTCGCCGCTGAGGAATAGTTCGCGGGCGTGACCCGGGCCGATTTTAGCGACGACGAATGGGGAGATAACTGCCGGCACAATTCCCAACCGCGCTTCACTAAAGGCAAACTTGGCCCGCGCGACCGCCGCCACGCTGTCGCAGCAACTCACCAGCCCGGCTCCACCGCCAATGGCCGCCCCATTGATCCGGCCAATCACCGGGGCAGGACAATCGTTCACCGCCAGCATCAAGTCGAAGATGGCCTCCCCGTCCGCTACGTTTTCCGCAAAAGTGAAGTCCGCCGCCGCCCGCATGAAAGTCACGTCCGCCCCCGCGCAAAAAGAGCGCCCGCTGCCCGTGAGCACAATGACCCGCGCCGGGGACGAACCCGCTATCTCCCGAAACAAATCCGTCAATTCCGCAATCATTTGTGGGTTAAATGCATTGTGGCTCTGGGGACGATTCAGTATCACCGTCATCACCTGCCCGGCCGTTTGCACGGCAATCGTTTCCATAAAACCTCCCAATTCACATTCGGGTGAATCCGTGCCTGTTTTCGTGATGCACTATCGCCGTTCCGCATCGTGGCGTGATAGCCCGCGGCGCCAAAAGCGTCATGCGCCGCCCCATTATCTCCTACTTCGCCGTAAACAAAAACCCTCCACGGCAGCTCGCTGCCGGGAGGGTTTGCATACCAACATGGTAACTACCACTGTCTGGAGATTGAACCAGTTTCACGAGAAAATGGGTCCAACCTGGCTAAGGGCGCATCCGTTGATCGAGAGTCCTTAGCCGTTACCTGACATGCTGATCAGACGGAATCGGCTAGGCGTTCATGAGGTTTTCAAACGTGAGGCGATCCAACGTTTCTATGTCCAGAAGCGTGTGCGCCAACCGCACCATTTTGTCTCGATGCTCCTCAATGAT
Proteins encoded:
- a CDS encoding acetyl-CoA carboxylase biotin carboxylase subunit, with the translated sequence MSMFKKILVANRGEISVRIFRACQELGVRTVAVFSEPDAGAPWTRLADEGYLLPGVSAADTYLNQEAILRVAEVAGAEAIHPGYGFLSENGDFAALCRERGIKFIGPSAEAIRVMGSKATARAVAQQAGVPVIPGVDGVGALGIHKSDEELLSAAHIIGFPVLVKASAGGGGKGMRVVWSPETFMNDLRAARSEAKSAFGDDHVLLEKYFTEIHHIEVQVLGDAHGNLVHLFERECSIQRRHQKIVEESPSPVVTRKLRQKMTEAALALARAVQYESAGTVEFVVDSAGNFYLLEMNTRLQVEHPVTESVSGLDLAAWQIRIAAGEPLNFTQADLRQRGHALECRIYAEDPANQFLPSIGEIKFFRPPSGPGVRVDAGIADTTAVTPYYDPMLAKIITWGADRPEAIRKMVRALRETVILGVTTNIPYLLAILQHPVFIQGLTLTNFLAEHMPDWRHAPTPDDEVWLALAMHEALQGGSRYATADNGGVEPATPDPWTLINGWRNNA
- a CDS encoding enoyl-CoA hydratase/isomerase family protein, encoding METIAVQTAGQVMTVILNRPQSHNAFNPQMIAELTDLFREIAGSSPARVIVLTGSGRSFCAGADVTFMRAAADFTFAENVADGEAIFDLMLAVNDCPAPVIGRINGAAIGGGAGLVSCCDSVAAVARAKFAFSEARLGIVPAVISPFVVAKIGPGHARELFLSGERFDAAHARHIGLIHHLATDEAELDALVAHRVTEYLQAAPGAQATAKTLVRQVAGQPPAAMRDYTTNLIAQRRASSEGREGMSAFLQKRPPAWQQSSETVK